The following nucleotide sequence is from uncultured Draconibacterium sp..
CAATGATTCTTCGTTTTTCGGAAATGTTGTACCCCGATTTGGAAGAATCCGGCGATAACGTGGGAATGATTATGACCGAAAATTACCGTGCCGCCATTAGCCAGGATATGTACATCATGAAAAATGGAGAGCAGGTTTTCCAGCCAAAATTTACTTCCCACGGGTACCAGTATATTGAAATTACCGGTGTTGATGAGCCGCTGCCGTTGGAAGCTGTTCAGGGCGTTTCAATTAGCTCGGTGGTTGAGCTAACTGCTGATTACGAAACCTCCAATTCAAAAGTGAATCAACTTTGGTCGAACCTCGTGTGGTCAAATGTCGATAACTTTCTGACCCTTCCCACAGACTGTCCGCAACGTAACGAGCGAATGGGCTGGTCGGGTGATATTTCTGTGTTTTCCAGAACAGCAACTTATATCTCTAATACTTCTCAGTTTTTGCGCCGCCATATGATTGCCATGCGCGATGTGCAAAAGTCAAGTGGTAAGTTTACCGACATCGCTCCAATCGGCGGTGGTTTTGGTGGTGTACTTTGGGGAAGTGCTGGTTTAACAGTGCCATGGGAAGTTTACCAGCAATACAACGATGAGGCGCTGCTGGCTGAGCACTACGACGCAATGGTGGCTTACATTGAATACCTCGATAATTCGATTGATCCGAAAACAGGACTGAGCAACGATGTTCAATTGGGCGACTGGTTGGGGCCACAGAACAATCAGCTTGGGCCACAATTTTTGGCAACTGCTTATCATGTTTACGATTTGTGGATTATAAAAAATACTGCGGAACTTTTGGGAAAAGATCAGGATGCCAAACGTTTTGAGCAGATGTATCAGGATCGAAAAGACTTTTTCAATAAGACCTTTGTGAACGATGAAGGAAAAACAATAGGATTAATTGGTGGTGGCGGCTTTGGTGCTCCTCCTGGACAAAAAGCCGAGTTCAAACTGGCAGATACGCAAACTTCTTATGCGGTAGGTTTGGCGCTTAACGCTTTTGATGAAAACAAGGAGCAGCAAATGGCGCAACAACTTGCCGAAAGTATTGAACGCAAGAACCTGGATGACGAAGGTGTCGAACGCCCGGAATATTCATTAATGACCGGTTTTATTGGTACTTCGTGGGTGAGCAAAGCACTTTCAGATTACGGATACAACGAGCATGCTTATAAGCTTCTGCAAAATAATCAGTATCCATCATGGTTGTATTCCATCGATCAGGGAGCAACAACAATTTGGGAGCGCCTGAATGGTTACACTGTTGAGAATGGTTTTGGCGGCAACAACAGCATGAACTCCTTTAACCACTATTCGTTTGGTGCCGTTGGACAATGGATGATCGCTTATTCGCTCGGTATTCAGCGCGATGAACCGGGATTTCAGAAATTTATTCTTCAGCCTACACCTGATCCTACAGGAGAAATGACCTGGGCAGAAGGTTACTATGATTCGATGTACGGAAAGATCTACAGTAGATGGGAAGTGGAAGATGACCAATTAACTTATACGGCAACTGTTCCGGCAAACACTTCAGCAACCTTGTATTTGCCTGCAAAGTCGGAAAGTGATATTTTGGATGCTGATGGTTGCGAACTACTTCGGTTCGAGAATGGAAAAGCTGTTTATACTTTAAAATCCGGCAAGTATCGTTTTGTAACAAGCTTATAAGCAGAATTCATGAGTGCGAATTTCCAGTTGAAATTTAGGCGGGTGAGTCATTATTGAAAAGGAAAATACAAAATAAGCATATAGGATAAAATCTGAATTTACGGCGCCCATAACTCATATTATTAAGCTATTGGTATGTCCATTAGCGTGTGGAATATGTGCCGGAAACTGAAAAAAAAATTATAAAATGTATAAAATATTCTGGAGTTTATTTTTAATTCTTCTACTGAGTCAATGCAATTTGGCGGACAAAAAGGAGAGTCAAAATTACACTGATCTGGGCGAGAATGTATACCTGTTTTCACCCGAAATGGAAATGGGATCGATTCAGCATTTAATCGATTCAGTGTACGCCATTCAAACCACTAACGAGAGTGAATTTAACGAGAATCGTTTTGCCTTTTTATTTCAACCGGGCCAGTATAAGCTCGATGTAAAAGTGGGGTATTATACACATGTTATCGGATTAGGACAATCGCCAAATGATGTAACAATTAATGGTTCGGTAACGGCAGTTGCACCACCAACCTATAATGGCAGCGTACTCATAAATTTTTGGCGTGCAGTTGAAAACCTAACGATAAATCCATCAGCTGATTCTACCAATGTTTGGGGAGTTTCTCAAGCTGCTCCAATGCGGAGAGTTCATGTAAAAGGGAATTTGCAGCTTCATGATAATGGCGCTGCCAGTGGAGGTTTTTTAGCCGATTCAAAAATTGACGGGCAGGTAGTTTTTGGAGGTCAGCAACAGTGGTTCTCACGAAACAGCGAATGGGAAAGTTGTACAGGAGGACTATGGAACATGGTTTCTTTAGGTGTTATTGGAGCGCCCAAAACTGATTGGCCAGACAAACCATATCTTTCGATTGATAACACACCATTTGTTCGGGAAAAACCGTTTTGGACGATGAATAACTTGGGCGAATTGTGGCTTGAGGTTCCTGCATTAAAAGAGAAGACAAAAGGTGTTAGCTGGGACAGTACGAATGATAACAGAAATAAAAAAATTAGTATTTCAGAATTTTATATTACTCATCCAAAAGTTGATAATTCAGAAAGTATTAATGCCGCATTGGCAAAAGGGAAAAATATTCTTTTTACTCCCGGAATTTATTGGCTAAAAAATAGTCTTGAAGTAACAAATCCGGGAACAATCTTAATTGGAATGGGATTGCCATCGCTGATTCCTGAAGAAGAAAATCCGGTGATAAAAATTGCCGATGTTGATGGTGTAACTTTAAGCAGTATTCTGGTGGATGCCGGTTTAACTAAAACTGATCAGCTGATTCAGATAGGAGAGCCTGGTGCAGATTCGGATCATAGCGAAAATCCCACATTTGTTTATGATCTTTTTATTCGTGTAGGAGGTTTTCATGCCGGAACTACCAAAAATTGCTTAACCATAAACAGTAACAATGTTGTGGTTGATCATGTTTGGCTGTGGCGCGCAGATCACGGAAATGGCGTGGGTTGGGATATAAACAGGGCGGCTAATGGTTTAACTGTTAACGGTAATGATGTTACGATTTATGGCCTTTTTAACGAGCATTTTCAGGAGTATCAGACGATATGGAACGGCGAAAATGGAACAGTTTATTTTTACCAGTGCGAGATGCCTTATTATGTACCAACTCCTGAAGCCTGGCAACACGATGGTAAAAATGGATATGCATCTTATAAAGTAGCCGATCATGTCACAAATCACAATGCCTGGGGACTGGGTATTTATAACGTGTTTTTTAATAGTGCAGCTATTGTTGATTATGCGATTGAAGCTCCGCAGAATTTGGAACAAAACTTTCATCAGGCAACTACCATTTGGCTTGGTGGTAACGAGGGTAGTGAAGTTAAAAGTATTATTAACGCTAAAGGAGCTGCAGTTAATCAAAATAACAGAAAAGCAACATGGTAGTGCTTGTGTTTTTTGATTTTATCCAAAAATACCCTGGAGTTTTTCAGAAATAGTCTAGTTTAGTTTGAGAGAGGTTGTTGGTTTAACAACCTCTTTTTTTCTTAAAATACCAAAACTGCTGAAGTATATTTATCAGGAACAGAGCTCATTTTTAAGCTGCCACCATGCAATTGCATGATCTGCCGGGAAATGCTGAGCCCAATACCGGAACCATTTTCTTTTGTGGTAAAGAAGGGCACAAAGATTTTATCCATCAATTCATCCGAAATTCCTGGTCCGTTGTCAGTAACCGAAATGGTTGGGTGTCCTGCGTCGTTGACCGTTGCTTTTATCGTTATTTTTGCATTTTCATTGCCTTCATTGGCCTGATACGCATTTTTCACGAGGTTGATCAATACCTGCGAAATCTGCTTTTCATCGGCATGTAATTCCAGTTCTGCTGGCTCAACATTGCAAGATAATTCAACATGTTCGGCATTTTCAAACGAAGACGATAAAATACGAATATGATCGATGAGGTTACTCACCTGGAAGACTTTCTTTTCAGGAGCCGGAAGCCGCGTAATTTTTCGATACGACTCCACGAAATTGATCAGACCTTTGCCTTGTTCGCGAATAACTTCCAGTCCGCGAATGGTTGTTTCAATCGTCTTTGCATTAATGTCTTCCGGCGAAACCATTGCGCCGTTTTTGTAAAAATATCCGGCCAGACTTTCCGATAACGAAGTAACCGGAGTGATCGAGTTCATGATTTCGTGCATCATTACACGTATCAGTTTGCGCCACGATTCCAGCTCTTTTTCATCCAGTTGGTTTTTAATGTCGTGCACAGAAATCAACATCAGTTCATCCTTCTCGGAAATAAACGAATTCGACTTGATGAGCAACTGAATAACACCGCTTTTTACGTGCAGTGTAATCAGGCGTTGTTCTGTCGGCTGAATCTCTTTTATCGTTTGAAAAAGTTTGGGATCAATCCGCTCCAACTGGTTGATATGTGTCAGAACATCCACCTCAAAAAGTTGTTTGGCCAGCTTATTCGAATGCAGAATAAATCCTTTTTCGTTAAAGGTGAACATCCCCGTGGCAGCATGTTCCAGAAGTGCCTGGAAATATTGTTCCTGTTTCTGGTTATCGAGGTAAATTTGTTGTATTTGCGTATTTACCTTTTGCAGACTTTGGTTCAGGTCGTTAATTGTTTTATTGTTGACGTTGTTTGGAAAACGCAATGTTGAATCTTCGTTTCGTATGGCATCGAAAAAGTAGAATATCCGACGATTGATGCGGTTCAGAAAATAGATGAGGTTAATAGTTACACCCAAAATAAACAGGGAAGGAATGATAGCAAAAACATAGGCTTGCCGGTCGAAGATCAGCCAACCTAAAAATAGGGCGCTGGCCAACAAAAGCAGGACTCTGATAAGGATTTTAAAGTATAGGTTCTTACTAATCATAGCCCGTATTTTTTGATTTTGTTGTAAAGCGTTTGCCGCGTAATTCCAAGCTTTTCGGCGGCCAGGCTCATGTTCCCGGCATTTTTATCTATGGCAGAAACGATCATACGTTGTTCCATTTCTTCAATGGTTAGCAGTTCATCTTCAAATTTCGATGCAAAAACCTGTTTAAAGAAAAAGTCCTCTGGTTTTAACACCAACGAATCACTCAGGATTACAGCTTTTTCAATGGTGTGTTGTAGTTCGCGGATATTGCCAGGCCAGTTGTATTTCAGCAGTTTTTCCTGCGCAGGTTGGTTTATTTTTAATCCGTGTTTTTCGTACTTGGCAGCAAATTTTTTCAGAAAGAAATCGGCCAGAACAATTATGTCGTCGCCTCTTTCGCGCAGTGGCGGAACTTCTATTTGAATGGTGTTAATGCGATACAGCAAATCTTCGCGAAACAAACCTTCAGCAACCATATTCTCCAGTTTTTTGTTGGTAGCACAAACTAATCGGATATCCACCGGAATTGGTTTATCGGAACCAAGCCGCATAAACTCGCGGTTTTGGATGGCAGCCAGTAATTTAGCCTGTAAATGAAACGAAAGATTCCCGATTTCGTCGAGAAACAGTGTTCCTTTGTGAGCGGTTTCAAATTTACCGGCGCGGTTTTCACGAGCATCGGTAAAAGCACCTTTTACGTGCCCAAAAAGTTCGCTCTCAAAAAGTGTTTCGCTAATGGCACCCATATCCACACTCACCATAACCTCGTTTCGGCGCTGCGAGAGGCGGTGAATTTCGCGGGCGATCAGTTCCTTTCCTGTACCGTTTTCGCCAGTAATCAGAATATTGGCATTGGTTTTTGCCACTTTTCGTACCATATTCATCACCTGCGTAAGTTGTGGCGACGAGCCAATAATAAATTTCTGGTCGCGGTTGAGTTCCTGTTTCAAACCGGCTTCTTTTTGCCTGAGTTTACCAACTTCTGTTTTCGAAAAATTCAGCTGAACAGCTGCTTTTATCGTAGCCAGCAGTTTGCTGTTATCCCAGGGTTTTGGTACAAAATCGGTAGCTCCCTGCTTCAGTGCTTTTACCGCCAGTTCCACTTCGCTGTAGGCAGTAATCAACACCACCGAAATATCAGGATAGCTCTTTTTTATCTGTTCGAGCCAGTATAAACCTTCGTTTCCGGTGTTTATACCGGCCTGAAAATTCATATCGAGAATAACAACATTGTAGTTGCCTGTTCGGAGTTCATTGGGAATGAGGTTCGGATTGGTAATTCCTTTAACAGCATCGAACTCCTGTCCCAGCAAAATTTCCAGAGTGCTGATTATACTTTTGTTGTCGTCAACTATTAAGATGTTTCCTTTTGGCATAGTAAACAATGTTGTTGTCATTTCGAAGGAGGAACGACTGAGAAATCTCTTACAATTGATTCTGAAGAAACAGATTTCTCACTGCGTTCGAAATGACAAATAATTATGGAACTGATGGATCAAAATTAGACCATGCCCAAATCATTTCCAATCAACTGTAAAAATATTTTACAATTTTCTGTAAATATTTTTAACGATCAAAGAAATGTTTAGATTTTAATAGTCAGAATATCAGGTATTTGGGTTTGTGGCATTATAATGGCACGTGTGGTAGAAACAATTTTTACACGATGATAAAGAAACGAATAGTTCTCATTATAATTTTTTATTTGATGATAGGAAATACGGTTCAGGCCCAGCAAAAATGGAGCCTGAGCCAATGTATTTCTTATGCCATTGAAAACAACATCAATCTAAAGGAATACGAGATTCTTGAAAAAATATCGCTGGAAGACGCGCAGCAGGCTAAACGCAATATGCTGCCGGGAATAAGTGCTTCAACTAGTGCGGGATTGAGCTTTGGCCGTTCGGTGGATCCAAACACCAACGCCTATATTAACACCGAGTTTTTTAATAACAGTTACGATTTGTCGTCGTCAATAGCTGTTTTTGATGGATTTCGTCTTCAGAACCAGATAAAATACCAGAAATTCAGAAAACAGGCCTCGGAATACAATCGTATAAATGCAACCGATAAATTGGCATTTGACGTGATGATGGCCTTTTTTGATGTGGTTTATTATAAAGGAATGCTCGAAATTGCCAACGAGCAGGTGGAAGCCTCGAAGCTAAGTTTGAAAACAACAGAAAAGAAAGTGGAAGTCGGGTTAAAAGCCAAAACCGACTTGCTGGAAATGCGCGCCAATCTGGAGCGCGAAGAACTCAACAAAATTCAGATTGAAAACACCCTGGAAACAACGACTTTAACATTAAAGCAGTTGATGAACCTTGTTTCTGCTGAAGAAATGGAATTGCTCGATGAATCATCGGTGGTAATAAATGAACAAGTAGCTCAGCCGCGACAGCTTTTTGAGCAGTACACCGGCTGGTCTCCTTATTATCAATCGATTTATGCCAATGTGAAAGCCACGGAAAAAGGTCTTGCTTTAAGTCGCTCGGCACTTTATCCTTCGGTTTATGCCAGAGGATCAATTAGTACAGGTTTTTACGAAACCAACACCGATGCCGATGGAAATACTGTGGGTTTTGGCGATCAGTGGAAAAACAACAAAAACCAGTATGTAGGAGCG
It contains:
- a CDS encoding coagulation factor 5/8 type domain-containing protein is translated as MYKIFWSLFLILLLSQCNLADKKESQNYTDLGENVYLFSPEMEMGSIQHLIDSVYAIQTTNESEFNENRFAFLFQPGQYKLDVKVGYYTHVIGLGQSPNDVTINGSVTAVAPPTYNGSVLINFWRAVENLTINPSADSTNVWGVSQAAPMRRVHVKGNLQLHDNGAASGGFLADSKIDGQVVFGGQQQWFSRNSEWESCTGGLWNMVSLGVIGAPKTDWPDKPYLSIDNTPFVREKPFWTMNNLGELWLEVPALKEKTKGVSWDSTNDNRNKKISISEFYITHPKVDNSESINAALAKGKNILFTPGIYWLKNSLEVTNPGTILIGMGLPSLIPEEENPVIKIADVDGVTLSSILVDAGLTKTDQLIQIGEPGADSDHSENPTFVYDLFIRVGGFHAGTTKNCLTINSNNVVVDHVWLWRADHGNGVGWDINRAANGLTVNGNDVTIYGLFNEHFQEYQTIWNGENGTVYFYQCEMPYYVPTPEAWQHDGKNGYASYKVADHVTNHNAWGLGIYNVFFNSAAIVDYAIEAPQNLEQNFHQATTIWLGGNEGSEVKSIINAKGAAVNQNNRKATW
- a CDS encoding ATP-binding protein codes for the protein MISKNLYFKILIRVLLLLASALFLGWLIFDRQAYVFAIIPSLFILGVTINLIYFLNRINRRIFYFFDAIRNEDSTLRFPNNVNNKTINDLNQSLQKVNTQIQQIYLDNQKQEQYFQALLEHAATGMFTFNEKGFILHSNKLAKQLFEVDVLTHINQLERIDPKLFQTIKEIQPTEQRLITLHVKSGVIQLLIKSNSFISEKDELMLISVHDIKNQLDEKELESWRKLIRVMMHEIMNSITPVTSLSESLAGYFYKNGAMVSPEDINAKTIETTIRGLEVIREQGKGLINFVESYRKITRLPAPEKKVFQVSNLIDHIRILSSSFENAEHVELSCNVEPAELELHADEKQISQVLINLVKNAYQANEGNENAKITIKATVNDAGHPTISVTDNGPGISDELMDKIFVPFFTTKENGSGIGLSISRQIMQLHGGSLKMSSVPDKYTSAVLVF
- a CDS encoding sigma-54 dependent transcriptional regulator, with amino-acid sequence MPKGNILIVDDNKSIISTLEILLGQEFDAVKGITNPNLIPNELRTGNYNVVILDMNFQAGINTGNEGLYWLEQIKKSYPDISVVLITAYSEVELAVKALKQGATDFVPKPWDNSKLLATIKAAVQLNFSKTEVGKLRQKEAGLKQELNRDQKFIIGSSPQLTQVMNMVRKVAKTNANILITGENGTGKELIAREIHRLSQRRNEVMVSVDMGAISETLFESELFGHVKGAFTDARENRAGKFETAHKGTLFLDEIGNLSFHLQAKLLAAIQNREFMRLGSDKPIPVDIRLVCATNKKLENMVAEGLFREDLLYRINTIQIEVPPLRERGDDIIVLADFFLKKFAAKYEKHGLKINQPAQEKLLKYNWPGNIRELQHTIEKAVILSDSLVLKPEDFFFKQVFASKFEDELLTIEEMEQRMIVSAIDKNAGNMSLAAEKLGITRQTLYNKIKKYGL
- a CDS encoding TolC family protein, whose amino-acid sequence is MIGNTVQAQQKWSLSQCISYAIENNINLKEYEILEKISLEDAQQAKRNMLPGISASTSAGLSFGRSVDPNTNAYINTEFFNNSYDLSSSIAVFDGFRLQNQIKYQKFRKQASEYNRINATDKLAFDVMMAFFDVVYYKGMLEIANEQVEASKLSLKTTEKKVEVGLKAKTDLLEMRANLEREELNKIQIENTLETTTLTLKQLMNLVSAEEMELLDESSVVINEQVAQPRQLFEQYTGWSPYYQSIYANVKATEKGLALSRSALYPSVYARGSISTGFYETNTDADGNTVGFGDQWKNNKNQYVGASLSIPVFSRWGNRSEVKKAKLELERAQNNLDDERQKLFFEMVNNITELEALYKEHSQYVKRTEVDELAFQAAEKKFDQGLIDINDYYIAKNRLANTQSQVLRSRTQWEIKMKVLQFYRGQRFWETAGSNQ